A genome region from Hyalangium gracile includes the following:
- a CDS encoding ABC transporter ATP-binding protein, translated as MNSSSPAPLVELHDVSKTYAEGEAQREVLSGTRLALHRGEFVVLLGRSGSGKSTLLNLISGIDLPTRGSVRVEGRELSSLTERERTLLRRERIGFVFQAFNLLPTLTVEENVRLPLELTGRTGAEADGRVRELLDQVGLGGRERSFPDRLSGGEQQRVAVARALAHKPPLLLADEPTGNLDEQTGRQVLDLLEGLIRRDNACALVVTHDPDLAVRADRILVMEAGRLNERQVRP; from the coding sequence ATGAATTCCTCCTCGCCCGCGCCTCTCGTCGAGTTGCATGACGTCTCCAAGACCTACGCGGAGGGCGAGGCCCAGCGCGAGGTGCTCTCCGGCACGCGGCTCGCCCTGCACCGCGGCGAGTTCGTGGTGCTGCTGGGGCGCAGCGGCTCGGGAAAATCCACCCTGCTCAACCTCATCAGCGGGATTGATCTGCCGACCCGGGGCTCCGTGCGCGTGGAGGGCCGGGAGCTGAGCAGCCTCACCGAGCGCGAGCGCACCCTGCTGCGCCGCGAGCGGATTGGCTTCGTCTTCCAGGCCTTCAACCTGCTGCCCACGCTCACGGTGGAGGAGAATGTCCGGCTGCCCCTGGAGCTGACGGGGCGTACCGGCGCGGAGGCGGACGGGCGGGTGCGCGAGCTGCTGGATCAGGTGGGGCTCGGCGGCCGCGAGCGCAGCTTTCCGGATCGACTCTCCGGCGGCGAGCAGCAGCGCGTGGCGGTGGCGCGGGCCCTGGCGCACAAGCCTCCGCTGCTCCTGGCGGACGAGCCCACCGGCAACCTCGACGAGCAGACCGGCCGGCAGGTGCTGGACCTGCTGGAAGGCCTCATCCGCCGAGACAACGCGTGCGCGCTCGTGGTGACCCACGACCCGGACCTGGCCGTGCGCGCGGATCGGATCCTCGTGATGGAGGCGGGCCGGCTCAACGAGCGGCAGGTGCGCCCGTGA
- a CDS encoding FtsX-like permease family protein → MSRRLLARASGRHLGKHPWLTALSLLGIALGVSVVVSIDLASTSALRAFEQSTETVAGSATHQLVGGPTGVPDSLYRELRLRPGAPLAAPVVEGSVRATRGDRRPLTVLGVDPFAEAPFRPYTRGGTTGSVETLLTEPGTVLIPATTARLLGVGVGDAFEVVVGGLSRSLRVVALLSPPDERTARALEGLVLMDVSTAQELLGRTGRLSRIDLKLSSEAELARLREWLPKGVEVVRPSARGGTIDQMTRAFRTNLTALSLLALVVGMFLIYNTMTFSVVQRRGLLGRLRALGVTRGELFAMVLGEAALLGAVGTAAGLLLGVLLGRGLVGLVTQTLNDLYFVVSVRRLSLEPWTLAKGLGLGLGATLVAALMPAWEAARSAPVTTMRRSTAEELTRNRAPKLALLGLLILGLGGGLLALPTHALLPAYAGLFAVLLGTALLVPWTTERLALGAARPLGAAFGMLGRMAARGVRASLSRTAVALAALMVAVATTVGVGLMVTSFRGTVVTWLEASLQADVFVSPPSLIARRGYSPFVPGLVEKLRDIPGVAAGSTIRVVQLNVDGIPTDLLAVEFARGPERPYRFKEGAPDTVWRELEAPDTLIVSEPFSYHRNIHRGDTVRLPTDRGPQDFRVVGVYFDYGSDTGTVLLPRTTYERHFDDRAVSGLALYAAPGQDVDALVARVLERTGDAQTLIVRPNRALREGSMEVFDRTFTITQVLRLLAIGVAFIGVLSALMALQLERAREFAVLRATGLTPGQLWGLVSLQTGLLGLLAGLFAVPLGVALAAILVYVINQRSFGWTLQLALTPGILGQALLLALVAAALAGLYPAWRMARANPALALREE, encoded by the coding sequence GTGAGCCGACGACTGCTGGCTCGCGCGAGCGGGCGTCACCTGGGCAAGCATCCCTGGCTCACCGCGCTGTCGCTGCTGGGCATCGCGCTGGGGGTGTCTGTCGTCGTCTCCATCGACCTGGCGAGCACCAGCGCCCTGCGCGCCTTCGAGCAGTCCACGGAGACGGTGGCGGGCAGCGCCACGCATCAGCTCGTGGGTGGGCCCACGGGCGTTCCGGACTCGCTGTACCGCGAGCTGCGGCTGCGGCCCGGCGCGCCCCTGGCGGCCCCCGTGGTGGAGGGCTCCGTGCGGGCCACTCGCGGCGACCGGCGCCCGCTCACCGTGCTGGGGGTGGATCCGTTCGCGGAGGCTCCCTTCCGTCCCTATACCCGAGGCGGGACGACCGGCTCGGTGGAGACGCTGCTCACCGAGCCAGGGACGGTGCTCATCCCCGCCACCACGGCGCGCCTGCTCGGCGTGGGCGTGGGCGATGCGTTCGAGGTCGTCGTCGGAGGACTGAGCCGATCGCTGCGGGTGGTGGCCCTCCTCTCGCCTCCGGACGAGCGCACCGCCCGCGCGCTGGAGGGGCTGGTGCTCATGGACGTGTCCACCGCGCAGGAGCTGCTCGGTCGGACGGGGCGGCTGTCGCGCATCGACCTGAAGCTCTCGAGCGAGGCGGAGCTGGCGCGGCTCCGGGAGTGGCTGCCCAAGGGCGTGGAGGTGGTGCGTCCCAGCGCGCGAGGCGGGACCATCGATCAGATGACGCGGGCCTTCCGCACCAACCTCACCGCGCTGTCCCTGCTGGCGCTCGTGGTGGGGATGTTCCTCATCTACAACACGATGACGTTCTCCGTGGTGCAGCGGCGCGGGCTGCTGGGGCGGCTGCGCGCGCTCGGCGTCACCCGGGGCGAGCTGTTCGCGATGGTGCTGGGCGAGGCCGCGCTGCTGGGCGCGGTGGGCACCGCGGCGGGGCTGCTGCTCGGCGTGCTGCTGGGGCGAGGGCTGGTGGGGCTCGTCACGCAGACGCTCAATGACCTCTACTTCGTCGTGAGCGTGCGGCGGCTGTCGCTGGAGCCCTGGACGCTCGCCAAGGGCCTGGGGCTGGGCCTGGGCGCCACGCTCGTCGCCGCGCTCATGCCCGCCTGGGAGGCGGCACGCTCGGCCCCCGTCACCACGATGCGCCGCTCGACGGCGGAGGAGCTGACGCGCAACCGTGCGCCGAAGCTCGCGCTGCTGGGGCTGCTCATCCTGGGGCTGGGGGGAGGTCTGCTCGCGCTGCCCACGCACGCGCTGCTGCCCGCCTACGCGGGGCTCTTCGCCGTCCTGCTCGGCACGGCGCTGCTGGTGCCGTGGACGACGGAGCGGCTGGCGCTCGGAGCCGCGCGGCCCCTGGGCGCCGCATTCGGGATGCTGGGGCGCATGGCCGCTCGCGGCGTCCGGGCGAGCCTCAGCCGCACCGCCGTGGCCCTGGCGGCGCTGATGGTCGCGGTGGCCACCACGGTGGGCGTGGGGCTCATGGTGACGAGCTTCCGCGGCACCGTGGTCACCTGGCTGGAGGCCTCGCTCCAGGCCGATGTCTTCGTCTCTCCTCCCTCGCTCATCGCCCGGCGCGGGTACTCTCCCTTCGTCCCTGGCCTCGTCGAGAAGCTGCGCGACATCCCCGGGGTGGCCGCCGGCTCCACCATCCGCGTGGTGCAGCTCAACGTGGACGGCATCCCCACGGACCTGCTCGCGGTGGAGTTCGCTCGCGGCCCCGAGCGCCCCTACCGCTTCAAGGAGGGAGCCCCTGACACCGTGTGGCGCGAGCTGGAGGCGCCCGACACGCTGATCGTCTCCGAGCCCTTCAGCTACCACCGGAACATCCACCGGGGAGACACGGTGCGGCTGCCCACGGACCGGGGGCCCCAGGACTTCCGCGTGGTGGGCGTCTACTTCGACTATGGCTCGGACACCGGCACCGTGCTCCTGCCCCGCACCACCTATGAGCGGCACTTCGACGACCGGGCTGTGAGCGGACTGGCCCTCTACGCCGCGCCGGGCCAGGACGTGGACGCGCTGGTGGCGCGCGTGCTCGAGCGGACCGGAGACGCGCAGACCCTGATCGTCCGCCCCAACCGCGCGCTGCGCGAGGGCTCGATGGAGGTGTTCGATCGGACCTTCACCATCACCCAGGTGCTGCGGCTGCTCGCGATCGGTGTGGCGTTCATCGGCGTGCTGAGCGCGCTGATGGCGCTGCAATTGGAGCGGGCGCGGGAGTTCGCCGTGCTGCGAGCCACGGGGCTGACGCCCGGCCAGCTCTGGGGGCTCGTCTCGCTGCAGACGGGGCTGCTGGGGCTGCTCGCGGGGCTGTTCGCCGTGCCCCTGGGCGTGGCGCTCGCCGCCATCCTCGTCTACGTCATCAACCAGCGCTCCTTCGGGTGGACGCTGCAGCTGGCGCTCACTCCCGGCATCCTGGGGCAGGCCCTGCTGCTGGCGCTGGTGGCCGCCGCGCTCGCCGGCCTGTACCCCGCGTGGCGGATGGCGCGCGCCAACCCCGCGCTCGCGCTGCGGGAGGAGTGA
- a CDS encoding DUF3467 domain-containing protein, whose product MSDTPKPPAPSLQIQLDEDVAQGRYANMAMVDHSSTEFTLDFIYVFPQQPRAKVFSRVITNPQHMKRLVQAMQENIARYEAKYGIILLREEDRRH is encoded by the coding sequence ATGTCCGACACTCCCAAGCCTCCCGCGCCCTCGCTTCAGATTCAACTCGACGAAGATGTGGCCCAGGGCCGCTATGCCAACATGGCCATGGTGGACCACAGCAGCACCGAGTTCACCCTGGACTTCATCTACGTCTTTCCGCAGCAGCCTCGGGCCAAGGTGTTCTCCCGCGTCATCACCAACCCCCAGCACATGAAGCGGCTGGTCCAGGCGATGCAGGAGAACATCGCTCGCTACGAGGCGAAGTACGGCATCATCCTCCTTCGAGAGGAGGATCGCAGGCATTGA
- a CDS encoding lipocalin-like domain-containing protein — protein MGGGKGLALGVVLALAGLSVGVWLVTREPALPTGQARLTVAEALGGTESTEGYARAVGVREFRFPEDHGPHPEFRTEWWYWTGNLETADGRAFGYQLTLFRKALAPQEAKRESEWGSRHVYMGHLTVSDIATGRFHAFERFSREAVGLAGARIPPFQVWLENWKVEGAEAGVFPMRMSAEAGGVALSLTLEEGKPPVLQGDRGLSQKSAGEGSASYYYSLTRMPTRGTVTVDGRSHEVTGASWMDREWSTKSLGAGQVGWDWFAFQLSDGSEFMHYQLRLQDGSVDPFSAGVDISARGEAVRLPRDEVRIEVLDTWRSPRSGATYPARWRLSIPSRQLVLEVTPALADQELPVTVRYWEGAVRIQGTRAGQPLTGRGYVELTGYGDVPEPSR, from the coding sequence ATGGGCGGCGGCAAGGGACTGGCTCTCGGAGTGGTGCTGGCGCTGGCGGGGCTGAGCGTCGGAGTCTGGCTCGTCACCCGCGAGCCGGCGCTTCCCACCGGACAGGCCCGGCTCACGGTGGCGGAGGCGCTCGGAGGCACGGAGAGCACCGAGGGCTACGCGCGCGCCGTGGGCGTCCGCGAGTTCCGCTTTCCCGAGGACCATGGCCCGCATCCCGAGTTCCGCACCGAGTGGTGGTACTGGACGGGAAACCTGGAGACGGCGGATGGGCGCGCCTTCGGCTACCAGCTCACGCTGTTCCGCAAGGCGCTGGCGCCCCAGGAGGCGAAGCGCGAGTCCGAGTGGGGCTCGCGGCACGTGTACATGGGGCACCTCACGGTGTCGGACATCGCCACCGGGCGCTTCCATGCCTTCGAGCGCTTCAGCCGGGAGGCCGTGGGGCTCGCCGGTGCACGCATCCCGCCCTTCCAGGTCTGGCTGGAGAACTGGAAGGTGGAGGGCGCGGAGGCCGGCGTGTTCCCCATGCGGATGTCGGCGGAGGCGGGCGGCGTGGCGCTGTCCCTGACGCTGGAGGAGGGCAAGCCACCGGTGCTCCAGGGCGACCGGGGCCTGAGCCAGAAGTCGGCGGGTGAGGGGAGCGCCTCCTATTACTACTCGCTCACGCGGATGCCCACGCGCGGCACGGTGACGGTGGACGGGCGTTCCCACGAGGTGACGGGCGCGAGCTGGATGGACCGCGAGTGGAGCACGAAGTCGCTCGGCGCTGGCCAGGTGGGCTGGGACTGGTTCGCGTTCCAGCTCTCGGATGGCAGCGAGTTCATGCACTACCAGCTCCGCCTCCAGGATGGCTCCGTGGATCCGTTCAGCGCGGGCGTGGACATCTCCGCGCGGGGCGAGGCGGTGCGGCTGCCGCGCGACGAGGTGCGCATCGAGGTGCTGGACACGTGGCGCAGCCCTCGCAGCGGAGCCACCTACCCGGCGCGCTGGCGGCTCTCCATCCCGTCGCGGCAGCTCGTGCTCGAAGTCACTCCGGCGCTGGCGGACCAGGAGCTGCCGGTCACCGTGCGCTACTGGGAAGGAGCGGTGCGCATCCAGGGCACGCGCGCGGGCCAGCCCCTCACGGGGCGCGGCTACGTGGAGCTGACCGGCTACGGCGATGTCCCGGAGCCATCCCGCTGA
- a CDS encoding serine/threonine protein kinase has translation MSGGTVIPFGKYELLERLGTGGMAIVYRARYMAAPGVTKPVVIKKVLEVFAEDPSFVEQFIQEARITVGLNHGNIVQVFDFGQVEGEYFLAMELVEGHPLSRVLKRAQTQGMAQLPAPLAVHIAIELCKGLHHAHTRTDERGRPLGLVHRDVSPDNVLISYEGEVKISDFGVAKVQMAGRPETEAGMVKGKYLYFSPEQALGEALDARSDVYAVGVLLYRMLCGRLPTEGSEMEVMRRIVHDELIPPLQLNPHLDAGLVEILGDAMARKREDRIASAEALHHQLSHWLARRAPLFPVHILKHMMGMLYERELTELGRPPQVPPKFREQLTQWNASHRLREVAEDSPAPAAASRTKEEELPLNTDPSVPVMMEAVSGVSTAVDEKPVKSRGKRALLWLVSLAAVALVGLAVASSLRLRPPPLDVHSEPPGAQVIVDGISRGVTPLRLEGIARDAPHAMELSLKGMRIWTRQFEPGSLAEQLDVTLEPVPAPPPPPVQEVVQPEPPAEEDFAARLGTDELPARFTLEEKWHSFSATARSLRQSLNPERSYTVWTAGSYTGDAPISEQDMRKGMTPASSRSGQVYVFLEGEEVPAGERLFMASAKPRTVTKARALHAFTLVGSNVERNLSRNLILLVRENASKETLRLKLDAKRYAHQVALENRYSVRQLEPEFSYVLDIQPHEDAPASPVAVLVVPKPPGRVQVSGQSPGEVRYALPPGRYTVQGARELWFALPRSEGGGETEMDVSVDRNIPPEP, from the coding sequence TTGAGTGGTGGCACGGTCATTCCTTTCGGGAAGTACGAGCTTCTCGAGCGCCTCGGGACGGGGGGAATGGCCATCGTCTACCGTGCGCGCTACATGGCCGCGCCGGGCGTCACCAAGCCGGTGGTCATCAAGAAGGTGCTGGAGGTCTTCGCCGAGGATCCGTCCTTCGTGGAGCAGTTCATCCAGGAGGCGCGAATCACCGTGGGGCTCAACCACGGCAACATCGTCCAGGTCTTCGACTTCGGGCAGGTGGAAGGCGAGTACTTCCTGGCCATGGAGCTCGTCGAGGGGCACCCGCTGTCCCGGGTGCTCAAGCGGGCGCAGACGCAGGGCATGGCGCAGCTGCCGGCGCCGCTGGCGGTGCACATCGCCATCGAGCTGTGCAAGGGGCTGCACCACGCGCACACGCGCACCGACGAGCGGGGCCGGCCGCTGGGGCTGGTGCACCGGGACGTCTCTCCGGACAACGTCCTCATCAGCTACGAGGGCGAGGTGAAGATCTCCGACTTCGGAGTCGCCAAGGTGCAGATGGCCGGGCGGCCGGAGACGGAGGCGGGGATGGTGAAGGGCAAGTACCTCTACTTCTCCCCGGAGCAGGCGCTGGGCGAGGCGCTGGATGCGCGCTCGGACGTGTACGCGGTGGGGGTGCTGCTCTACCGGATGCTCTGCGGGCGGCTGCCGACCGAGGGCTCCGAGATGGAGGTGATGCGGCGCATCGTCCATGACGAGCTCATTCCTCCGCTCCAGCTCAACCCGCACCTGGATGCGGGGCTGGTGGAGATCCTCGGCGACGCGATGGCGAGGAAGCGGGAGGACCGCATCGCGAGCGCGGAGGCGCTGCACCACCAGCTCTCCCACTGGCTGGCGAGGCGGGCTCCGCTGTTCCCGGTCCACATCCTGAAGCACATGATGGGGATGCTCTACGAGCGCGAGCTGACCGAGCTGGGCCGGCCGCCCCAGGTCCCGCCGAAGTTCCGGGAGCAGCTGACGCAGTGGAACGCCTCGCACCGCTTGCGCGAGGTGGCCGAGGACAGCCCGGCTCCGGCCGCGGCTTCGCGCACGAAGGAAGAGGAGCTGCCGCTCAACACGGATCCTTCCGTCCCCGTGATGATGGAGGCGGTGTCGGGCGTGTCCACCGCGGTGGACGAGAAGCCCGTGAAGTCTCGCGGGAAGAGAGCGCTGCTCTGGCTCGTGAGCCTCGCCGCCGTGGCGCTGGTGGGGCTGGCAGTGGCCTCGTCGTTGCGCCTGCGCCCGCCGCCGCTGGACGTGCACAGCGAGCCGCCCGGGGCCCAGGTCATCGTGGATGGCATCTCCCGGGGCGTGACGCCGCTGAGGCTGGAGGGCATCGCCCGCGACGCGCCGCACGCGATGGAGCTGAGCCTGAAGGGCATGCGGATCTGGACGCGTCAGTTCGAGCCCGGGTCGCTGGCCGAGCAGCTCGACGTCACCCTGGAGCCCGTGCCCGCGCCGCCCCCGCCGCCCGTACAGGAGGTGGTGCAGCCAGAGCCGCCCGCGGAGGAGGACTTCGCCGCCCGACTGGGCACGGACGAGCTGCCCGCGCGCTTCACGCTGGAGGAGAAGTGGCACTCCTTCAGCGCGACGGCGCGCTCGCTCCGGCAGTCGCTCAACCCGGAGCGGAGCTACACGGTGTGGACCGCGGGCTCCTATACGGGCGATGCGCCGATCTCCGAGCAGGACATGCGAAAGGGGATGACGCCGGCCTCCTCGCGCTCGGGCCAGGTGTACGTGTTCCTGGAGGGGGAGGAGGTGCCCGCCGGGGAGCGGCTGTTCATGGCCTCCGCGAAGCCGCGCACGGTGACGAAGGCTCGGGCGCTGCACGCCTTCACGCTGGTGGGCAGCAATGTCGAGCGCAACCTGAGCCGGAACCTGATCCTCCTGGTGCGGGAGAACGCCTCGAAGGAGACGCTGCGCCTGAAGCTGGATGCGAAGCGCTACGCGCACCAGGTGGCGCTGGAGAACCGCTACTCGGTGCGGCAGCTGGAGCCCGAGTTCTCCTACGTCCTGGACATCCAGCCTCACGAGGACGCTCCCGCGAGCCCCGTGGCGGTCCTGGTGGTGCCCAAGCCTCCGGGGCGGGTGCAGGTGTCGGGGCAGAGCCCGGGAGAGGTCCGGTATGCGCTGCCTCCGGGGCGCTACACCGTGCAGGGCGCCCGGGAGCTCTGGTTCGCGCTCCCCCGCTCCGAGGGTGGCGGAGAGACGGAGATGGACGTCTCCGTCGACAGGAACATTCCTCCGGAGCCGTAG
- a CDS encoding FHA domain-containing protein, with product MPSVHQLRPFAEAPLEAFRAASGPVALIQQPPEPVFQRVAQQLELARSAASESQPRVAERLLTMLQGFQHLEVHLLQPRVDGEEFTVGRMDTCMLVLKDPSVSKLHARLRWSEPSGAYTVRDAGSMNGTFVNTVPIRAREEFQLRDGDALSFGDVQFLYLHTDTLHAHLRLIQDPV from the coding sequence ATGCCGTCCGTGCATCAGCTCCGTCCCTTCGCCGAGGCCCCCCTCGAGGCCTTCCGTGCCGCCTCGGGCCCCGTGGCGCTGATCCAGCAGCCACCGGAGCCCGTGTTCCAGCGGGTGGCGCAGCAGCTCGAACTGGCGCGCTCAGCGGCCTCGGAGAGCCAGCCCCGGGTGGCGGAGCGGCTGCTGACCATGCTCCAGGGCTTCCAGCACCTGGAGGTGCACCTGCTCCAGCCCCGCGTGGATGGAGAGGAGTTCACCGTCGGCCGGATGGACACCTGCATGCTCGTGCTGAAGGATCCGTCGGTGTCCAAGCTTCACGCCCGGCTGCGCTGGAGCGAGCCGTCCGGCGCGTACACGGTGCGCGACGCGGGCTCGATGAACGGCACCTTCGTCAACACCGTGCCGATCCGCGCCCGCGAGGAGTTCCAGCTGCGCGACGGGGATGCGCTGTCCTTCGGCGACGTGCAGTTCCTCTACCTGCACACCGACACGCTGCACGCGCACCTGAGGCTCATCCAGGACCCGGTGTGA
- a CDS encoding alpha/beta hydrolase yields the protein MDTWKTAPFELGHGEDACLLLHGFTGSPWEVRPLGEALAARGLYVKAPRLPGHGTTPEAMLEANHNHWQEAAWEALYSLRGFRQVFVAGLSMGAMLGLRLAARSPERVGGLVLIAPAARFKGPTMALLKSLRNTGLLERVKPWVRKTATDLSDPVALAEAPILPAFPSARLKDLWEVQEAALQEAPLVRCPTLVAVAEQDHVVDPEGGKWLAGQLTGAPLVRLLSLQEGYHIIPRDRGGPRLALEVGDFLEGLQGEERGSASGICV from the coding sequence ATGGACACCTGGAAGACCGCACCCTTCGAGCTGGGACATGGCGAGGACGCCTGTCTGCTGCTGCACGGTTTCACCGGCAGCCCGTGGGAGGTGAGGCCGCTCGGAGAGGCGCTGGCGGCCCGAGGCCTGTACGTGAAGGCCCCGCGACTGCCCGGCCACGGCACCACCCCGGAGGCCATGCTCGAGGCCAACCACAACCACTGGCAGGAGGCGGCGTGGGAGGCCCTGTACTCGCTGCGCGGCTTCCGCCAGGTGTTCGTTGCCGGACTGTCCATGGGGGCGATGCTCGGGCTGCGGCTGGCGGCCCGGAGCCCGGAGCGTGTCGGAGGGCTGGTGCTCATCGCCCCGGCCGCGCGCTTCAAGGGGCCCACGATGGCGCTGCTCAAGAGCCTGCGGAACACGGGCCTGCTGGAGCGGGTGAAGCCCTGGGTACGCAAGACGGCCACCGACCTGAGCGATCCGGTGGCGCTGGCGGAGGCGCCCATCCTCCCGGCCTTCCCGAGCGCGCGTCTCAAGGACTTGTGGGAGGTGCAGGAGGCGGCGCTCCAGGAAGCCCCGCTCGTGCGCTGCCCCACCCTGGTGGCGGTAGCCGAGCAGGACCATGTGGTGGACCCCGAGGGTGGCAAGTGGCTCGCAGGCCAGCTCACGGGTGCTCCGCTGGTGCGGCTGCTGTCCCTCCAGGAGGGCTATCATATCATCCCCCGGGACCGGGGGGGCCCCCGGCTGGCCCTGGAGGTGGGTGACTTCCTGGAAGGGCTCCAGGGCGAGGAACGTGGCTCGGCGTCGGGCATCTGTGTATGA
- a CDS encoding serine/threonine-protein kinase, translating into MNETQVTPFGKYELLERLGAGGMAIVYRARYTAAPGITKPVVIKRVLSHYAEDTAFVEMFIQEARITVGLNHGNIVQVFDFGQVDGEYFLAMELVDGQPLSRVLKKAQALGLGQLPPPLAVSITIEMCKGLHHAHTRKDERGRPLGLVHRDISPDNVLVSYEGEVKISDFGIAKAQLAGRPVTEAGMVKGKYPYLSPEQARGQDDLDARSDVYAVGVVLYLMLCGRLPAEGHELSVLQRVIQGQLTPPLQLNPDLDGGLVQILQDALAHDRGARIPSAEALHQQLSHWLATRAPLFPVHSLKHLMGLLYEAELTAMDRAPQLPEKFREQVELWTSSQKRVVPQVGSPARTPMSPGPSEPGPERREPRRSQSGPQHTMAAPPATQARPSPARAASATRAAPPTRAAPVTSAQASEPEAGYPQTEELPAQTDRLPAQTEKLPAQTDRMQAVEGEDDDDDDTTGLVPPPRRRREQRVRPAPEDATEAADLPAVLRTQHFWLWILGAVCVTALMIKLTMSFLLTVPPLEVHSQPPGALVRVDGVVKGVTPLTVQGVARKEPHTVELVLPGMKAWSQSFDPGTLEEKLRVTLEPQPSAPPAQPAQPAQAAQQKSPTPSPAAPESFATRFGTEKLPARFTLQEKWHSFSATARSLREPLEARRTYSVWLSGSYVGEAPISEKDLQQGLTPDSVRSSQVYAFLEGASLAPEDQLFMVTARPRVLPSARALHVFVLVGTSSERNVDRDLTLFVRDNTSKQVVKRRLETKRFAHLLALENRYSVRQLDPDASYTLEILPHEGAPASAAAVLAVPRFGGKVQLSGQPAGELRYVLASGRYTVQGARELWFALPRWEGDGNAEMDVSLGAGEASEPEPAAPVESD; encoded by the coding sequence TTGAACGAGACCCAGGTCACCCCGTTTGGAAAGTACGAGCTGCTCGAGCGCCTGGGCGCTGGCGGCATGGCCATCGTCTATCGCGCGCGCTACACGGCCGCGCCGGGCATCACCAAGCCGGTGGTCATCAAGCGGGTGCTGAGCCACTACGCCGAGGACACCGCCTTCGTGGAGATGTTCATCCAGGAGGCGCGCATCACGGTGGGGCTCAACCACGGCAACATCGTCCAGGTCTTCGACTTCGGGCAGGTGGACGGCGAGTACTTCCTGGCCATGGAGCTGGTGGACGGCCAGCCGCTGTCGCGGGTGCTCAAGAAGGCCCAGGCGCTGGGGCTGGGGCAGCTGCCGCCGCCGCTGGCGGTGAGCATCACCATCGAGATGTGCAAGGGGCTGCACCACGCCCACACGCGCAAGGACGAGCGCGGGCGACCGCTGGGGCTGGTGCACCGCGACATCTCTCCGGACAACGTCCTCGTCAGCTACGAGGGCGAGGTGAAGATCTCCGACTTCGGCATCGCCAAGGCGCAGCTGGCGGGCCGGCCGGTGACCGAGGCGGGGATGGTGAAGGGCAAGTACCCCTACCTCTCGCCGGAGCAGGCGCGCGGGCAGGATGATCTGGACGCGCGCTCGGACGTGTACGCGGTGGGCGTGGTGCTCTACCTCATGCTCTGCGGCCGGCTGCCGGCGGAGGGGCATGAGCTGTCGGTGTTGCAGCGAGTGATTCAGGGGCAGCTCACCCCGCCGCTCCAGCTCAACCCGGACCTGGACGGCGGGCTGGTGCAGATCCTCCAGGACGCGCTGGCGCACGACCGCGGCGCGCGCATCCCGAGCGCCGAGGCGCTGCACCAGCAGCTCTCCCACTGGCTGGCCACGCGGGCGCCGCTCTTTCCGGTGCACTCGCTGAAGCACCTGATGGGCCTGCTCTACGAGGCCGAGCTCACGGCGATGGACCGGGCGCCCCAGCTGCCAGAGAAGTTCCGGGAGCAGGTGGAGCTGTGGACCAGCTCGCAGAAGCGGGTGGTGCCGCAGGTGGGCAGCCCGGCCCGGACTCCGATGTCTCCGGGCCCGTCCGAGCCGGGGCCGGAGCGCAGGGAGCCACGCAGGAGCCAGTCGGGGCCGCAGCACACCATGGCGGCCCCACCGGCGACGCAGGCACGCCCGTCGCCCGCGCGTGCGGCGTCCGCGACCCGAGCGGCACCTCCGACCCGGGCGGCCCCCGTGACGAGTGCGCAGGCCTCGGAGCCAGAGGCAGGCTATCCCCAGACGGAGGAACTGCCGGCCCAGACGGACAGGCTGCCGGCCCAGACGGAGAAGCTGCCGGCCCAGACGGACAGGATGCAGGCCGTGGAGGGGGAGGACGACGACGACGACGACACCACGGGCCTGGTGCCACCCCCACGCAGGCGCCGGGAGCAGCGCGTGCGCCCGGCGCCGGAGGACGCCACGGAGGCGGCGGATCTCCCCGCCGTCCTGCGGACCCAGCACTTCTGGCTCTGGATCCTCGGCGCGGTGTGCGTGACGGCGCTGATGATCAAGCTGACGATGTCGTTCCTCCTGACCGTTCCGCCGCTGGAGGTCCACTCCCAGCCGCCCGGCGCGCTGGTGCGCGTGGACGGCGTCGTCAAGGGCGTCACGCCGCTGACGGTGCAGGGGGTCGCGAGGAAGGAGCCGCACACGGTGGAGCTGGTCCTGCCCGGCATGAAGGCATGGAGCCAGAGCTTCGACCCCGGCACGCTGGAGGAGAAGCTCCGCGTCACCCTGGAGCCGCAGCCGTCGGCTCCGCCCGCGCAGCCGGCCCAGCCCGCGCAGGCCGCCCAGCAGAAGTCCCCCACGCCGTCTCCCGCGGCGCCGGAGTCCTTCGCCACCCGGTTCGGCACGGAGAAGCTGCCCGCGCGCTTCACGCTGCAGGAGAAGTGGCACTCCTTCAGTGCGACGGCGCGCTCGCTCCGCGAGCCGCTCGAGGCGCGGCGCACGTACTCGGTGTGGCTCTCCGGCTCCTACGTCGGCGAGGCGCCGATCTCGGAGAAGGACTTGCAGCAGGGGCTGACGCCGGACTCGGTGCGCTCCTCGCAGGTGTATGCCTTCCTGGAGGGAGCGTCGCTGGCTCCCGAGGACCAGCTGTTCATGGTGACCGCCAGACCGCGCGTCCTGCCGAGCGCCCGGGCGCTGCACGTGTTCGTCCTGGTGGGGACGAGCTCGGAGCGCAACGTGGACCGGGACCTGACGCTCTTCGTGCGCGACAACACCTCCAAGCAGGTGGTGAAGCGTCGGCTGGAGACGAAGCGGTTCGCGCACCTGCTGGCGCTCGAGAACCGCTACTCGGTGCGGCAGCTGGATCCGGATGCCTCGTACACGCTGGAGATCCTGCCCCACGAGGGCGCTCCGGCGAGCGCCGCGGCGGTGCTCGCGGTGCCTCGGTTCGGAGGGAAGGTCCAGCTGTCGGGGCAGCCGGCGGGAGAGCTCCGCTACGTGCTCGCGTCCGGCCGCTACACGGTCCAGGGGGCCCGGGAGCTGTGGTTCGCGCTGCCTCGCTGGGAGGGAGATGGCAACGCGGAGATGGATGTGTCCCTCGGGGCGGGCGAGGCTTCCGAGCCGGAGCCGGCTGCTCCCGTGGAGAGCGACTAG